One segment of Natranaeroarchaeum aerophilus DNA contains the following:
- a CDS encoding acylphosphatase: MTEARAHIFVEGDVQDVHFRDNAHETARAHDIEGWVRNLDDGRVEALFEGTEEDVEAMIEWCERGPIKADVTHVEVEYGDPQGDLEDFEKH, translated from the coding sequence ATGACCGAAGCGCGCGCTCACATTTTTGTCGAAGGCGACGTTCAGGATGTACACTTTCGAGACAATGCACACGAGACCGCCCGCGCACACGACATCGAAGGGTGGGTTCGGAACCTCGACGACGGGCGAGTGGAAGCGCTTTTCGAGGGAACCGAAGAGGACGTCGAGGCGATGATCGAGTGGTGCGAACGCGGTCCGATCAAAGCCGATGTCACCCACGTCGAGGTCGAATACGGGGATCCGCAGGGCGACCTCGAGGACTTTGAGAAGCACTAA
- a CDS encoding formate/nitrite transporter family protein, giving the protein MPMRPPERDDPDSHGNDTVERSHMGAPAVGEAVHDRFSADEVYQRIVVAADEEITASGRELFFSGIAAGFAITITFLLYASVSATTDSKFVASLLYPLGFLYIIIGGYQLYTENTLPPVTLTLERLASIPALFRHWTIVLAGNFAGGTIGAIVLTWGGVFDPAAATEALEISRHAMEVGWWSLFFKAVFAGLIVAGVVWVGFASRDTISRIVITYLAFLGIPLGGLFHVVVTYTEVLYLIFHGELALLPGVTGIVVPVLLGNTIGGVALVTIVNYFQTSENRLESARFDGIERRLTVREWLFGRLAGRSYVPILDSAEREIGDEESEFQILVPIANPRTEGPVVDFACRLASSREGASVQLVHIVQTPRGRSRNLRPGQHQNITDESERLMTDLTERTEDYDVDVSTSRIITNRSFEEVFDTARRVEPDLVLLGWEEDRLWSDARAERPISELTNQLPCDFLVVKDRGLDPSRILLPTAGGPDSDLSAEIANMLQSVAGASVSVLHVVDGPDERDDGERFIGEWAIDHDLEDAEIIVDDSGDVEGAIKREADERTLLLLGATERGLLSRLVTDSLHFDVVNEVDCSVLLAERPSRRSLRERLFG; this is encoded by the coding sequence ATGCCAATGCGACCTCCGGAGAGGGACGATCCAGACTCTCATGGGAACGACACAGTCGAACGGTCACATATGGGTGCACCCGCCGTCGGCGAGGCCGTTCACGACCGATTTTCGGCGGACGAGGTATACCAGCGAATCGTCGTTGCCGCGGACGAGGAAATCACTGCCAGCGGGCGTGAACTGTTCTTCAGTGGGATCGCTGCTGGCTTCGCGATCACGATTACATTTCTCCTGTACGCATCGGTCTCCGCGACGACCGACAGCAAGTTCGTCGCCTCCTTGCTCTACCCGCTCGGATTCCTGTATATCATCATCGGCGGCTATCAGCTCTACACCGAGAACACGCTGCCCCCGGTCACGCTCACGCTCGAACGCCTCGCATCGATTCCGGCGTTGTTCCGTCACTGGACGATCGTGCTGGCAGGGAACTTCGCGGGCGGGACGATCGGTGCCATCGTGCTCACCTGGGGTGGCGTGTTCGACCCTGCCGCGGCGACCGAGGCGCTGGAGATCTCTCGACACGCGATGGAGGTCGGCTGGTGGTCGCTCTTTTTCAAGGCCGTGTTTGCCGGTCTGATCGTTGCGGGTGTCGTCTGGGTTGGCTTCGCATCTCGTGATACGATCTCCCGGATCGTTATTACGTATCTCGCATTCCTCGGGATCCCGCTCGGAGGACTCTTTCACGTTGTCGTCACCTACACCGAAGTGCTGTACCTGATCTTCCATGGCGAGCTGGCACTACTCCCCGGCGTCACCGGGATAGTCGTTCCCGTCCTGCTCGGCAACACAATCGGCGGCGTCGCGCTGGTAACGATCGTCAACTACTTCCAGACCAGCGAAAACCGGCTCGAATCCGCCCGGTTCGACGGGATCGAGCGACGACTAACCGTTCGGGAGTGGCTGTTCGGCCGCCTCGCCGGTCGCTCCTACGTCCCGATTCTGGACAGCGCAGAGCGCGAGATCGGTGATGAGGAAAGCGAGTTCCAGATTCTCGTCCCCATCGCGAACCCACGGACAGAGGGACCGGTCGTCGATTTCGCGTGTCGCCTCGCCAGTAGCCGGGAGGGAGCCAGCGTTCAATTGGTCCACATCGTGCAGACCCCGCGCGGTCGCTCCAGGAATCTACGCCCCGGCCAACACCAGAATATCACCGACGAGTCCGAACGGTTGATGACGGATCTCACGGAACGGACCGAGGACTACGATGTCGACGTCAGCACGTCCCGCATCATCACGAACCGGTCATTCGAGGAGGTGTTCGACACGGCTCGGCGCGTCGAGCCGGATCTCGTACTGCTGGGTTGGGAGGAAGACAGACTGTGGAGCGATGCGCGTGCGGAGCGGCCCATCTCCGAGCTCACCAACCAGTTGCCCTGTGACTTCCTCGTTGTCAAGGATCGCGGACTGGATCCCTCCCGGATCCTCCTGCCGACTGCAGGTGGCCCGGACTCCGATCTGAGTGCCGAGATCGCGAACATGTTACAGTCCGTCGCTGGCGCGTCGGTCTCGGTGCTTCACGTCGTTGACGGGCCCGACGAGCGCGACGACGGTGAGCGTTTCATCGGTGAGTGGGCCATCGACCACGATCTCGAGGATGCCGAGATCATCGTCGATGACTCCGGTGACGTGGAAGGAGCGATCAAACGCGAGGCCGACGAGCGGACACTGCTCCTGCTTGGAGCGACCGAACGTGGCCTGCTCTCCCGCCTCGTTACCGACTCGCTTCACTTCGATGTCGTCAACGAGGTCGACTGCTCGGTCCTGCTGGCCGAGCGGCCCTCTCGCCGATCGCTTCGCGAACGACTGTTCGGCTAG